GGTCGTCGCGCCGATCACCGCCGATGCGGACACCGAACAGGTCAACAACCTCACCGGGAACTTCGCGACGCTCGAGCGGTCGGACGTGGTGGACGAACATCCATCCGCGCTCAAGGAGTTCGGTCTCGACCCGCCGCGCGCCGAAGTCGGGTTCCGCACGAAAGGCTCCCGGGAGCCGAAACGGCTGCGCGTGGGCAACAAGACGCCCACCGGCGGCGAGCTGTACGCGCAGGTGGAGGGGGAAGCGCGCGTCATCCTCATCTCCGGCTTCATGGAAGGGGTCTTCGTCCGCAGCACGTTCGATCTGCGCAACAAGGCGATCCTCGCGTTCGAGCGTGACAGGATCGAACGGATTGACATTGACTCCGCGGGCGGCGTTCTGACGCTCGCGCACGCGCCGGGCGAGTGGCGGATCGCGCAGCCGCTGAAGGTGCGGGCTGACTTTGGCGCAGCCGAGGGGCTCGTGGGCAGGCTGACCACCGCGCAGATGCGGTCGGTGGTGTCCGACGAAACGCCGGCGCCTGCGGCGTTGCAGCAATACGGGCTGGCGGCGCCCGCGATCACCGTGACGCTGACCGGCGGCAGCGCGCGCGCGGTGCTGAAGGTCGGCCGCACCGACCCGGAAGGCAATTACTACGCGATGGACACGGCGAGGCCGCTCGTGTTCACCGTGGAGCCGTCGCTGGTCGACGAGTTCAAGAAGACCGCGTCCGATTTCCGCCGCAGGGACCTGTTCGAGTTCCGGCCGTTCAACGCGACGCGCGTGGAACTGACGCGGAACGGCCGGCCGATCGCCTTCGAACTGGTGAAGGACGCGGATCCCAAGGCGGTTGCGACGCTCAAGTGGCGGCAGGTCTCCCCCGCACGCGACGTCGATCGCCAGAAGATGGACTCGTTCCTGTCCGCGCTCTCCAACCTGCGGATCGACGCGTGGACCGGCGGGACAGGGGCTCCCGGACTTGACGCGCCCCCGCTTGCATTCGTCGTGAAGTTCGAGGAGGGCAAGAAGGAGGAACGCGTGGCCTTCGCGAAGAAGGGGGCCGACGTGTACGCCACCCGGAGCGATGAGCCCGGCGCGGCGAAGATCCCGTCCACCGATTACGACGCGGCCATCCGCGCGCTCGACGACCTGCTGAAATGACCCGCCGGCACGGTGCCGCCGCCATCGCTGCCCTTGCCATCGTCTGGGCGCCGGCGGCGCCGGTGGCGGACGCGCCGCCGCGGCCTGGCGGGCTCCGCCAGGATCTCTCGGCGGTGCTCTCGGCGCCGCTCCTCGCCCGCTCCCACTGGGGCATCCTGGTGAAGTCGCTCGATCGCGGCGACGTCATCTTCGAACACAACTCGCGCAAGCTCGTGATGCCCGCGTCGAACATGAAGGTGTTCACGATGGCCGCGGCGGCCGAGCGTCTCGGATGGGACTATCGGTTCGAGACGACGCTCGAGAGCGCCGCCCCGGTCGTCGGGGGCGTGCTGACGGGCGATCTGATCGTGCGGGGCGGAGGGGACCCGTCCATCGGCACGCGCGACGGTGTGGCGGCGACGACGTTCGACGAGTGGGCGCAGCAGTTGCGCGCGGCGGGGATCGCGGCGATCGACGGCCGCATTGTCGGAAGCGATGACGCGCTGGACGACGAGGAGCTGGGAAGCGGCTGGGAGTGGGACGACCTGGCGTATGCCTATTCCGGCCCCATCACGGGGCTCGTGTACAACGAGTCGCTCGTCCGCATCGACGCGCGGCCCGGCGCGCGACCGGGCGATCCGGCAATCCTCGAGGTGACGCCGGACGGCGACCACGGCCTCGCGGTCGTGAACCGCGTGATCACCGCTCCTGCCGGCGAGCCTGAGAGCCTCGAGGCGCGGCGCGCACGCGGCTCCGAGATCCTGGAAGTCGTCGGCCGCGTGCCGGCAGGCCGCGAGCGCGCGGCCACGCTCACCGCCTCGGTGGACAATCCCACGCTCTTCTTCGCACGAGCGCTGCGGTCGGCGCTCATCGCCCGGGGGTTCCGTGTGTCGGGAGACGCCATGGACGCTGACGCGCTGCCGCCGGGCGATCCTGCGCGGCGCGCCGGCACCATGGCGGTGCTCGCGCGCCACCGGTCGGCGCCGCTCGCCGAGATCGGCCGGACGTTCATGAAGGTCAGCCAGAACCTCTACGGCGAGCTGATCGTGAAGGCGGTCGGGCGGGCGGCGGGCGAGGGAACCACGGCCCGCGGGCAGCAGGCGATTCGAGAGACGCTCAGCACGTGGGGTGTGCCGGCCGATTCGTACATCCTGGCGGACGGCTCGGGGCTGTCACGGAGGAACTTCGTCTCCGCCGAGGCGCTCGTGCGGATCCTGGAGCACGTTCACGCGGATGCCCGGCATCGCGACGCGTTCCTGCAGGCGCTGCCGATCGGGGGGCAGGACGGCACCTTGCGCAACCGGCTGCGCGCGTCCTGGACGGCGGGCAACGTCCACGCGAAGACCGGGTCGATCTCCAACGCGCGCGCGCTCTCCGGGTACGTGAGGACGCGGAGGGGCGAGACGCTCGTGTTTTCGATCGTCGCCAACAACTTCAGCCTGCCGGCGTGGCGCGTCGAGCGGGTGATTGATCTGCTCGTCGAGATCCTGGCGCGGTAGGCAATAAGGGGGACAGTCACACTTTCCGGAGCAACGGCCCAGGAAAGTGTGACTGTCCCCCTTATTCCCCCCGGTGGCGGCCCACGTGTCGATCAGCGACATCTGGAGCACGTCGTACCGCTCGGTCGACCGGTGCAGGTACGCGCGCGCCTCATCGTGGACGAGCTGCACGCCGGGCGTGCCGGCAATCCGCGCGAAATCCCTGTGCGTTCGCGTGTTCAGCAGCGGGACGACGGCCAGGCACCCGGCCGACGCGCCGAGCAGGTCCCACGCATAGATACGGCCGATCTGCGCGCCGGCGCGCGTGAGGGCCAGCGAACGGCGCCCGCGGCCATGCCGAGCATGGCCAGCGACACCGCAAAGAACGACAGGTGGTACCACGTCAGGACCGACAGGAGCCTCGAGTCGAGCACTTCGAGCACCAGGGTGGCGAACGTCACGAGGAACAGACCGGCGGCGAGCGCCGAGGTCGGAGCGGGGCGCGACGCGGTCGTCATTCGGGTGTCGGCAGGAACCGTTCGAGGCAGGCGGACAACGATTGGCGCGTGATCGGTTTCATGAGGGTGCCGTCCACGTCCAGCTTCGCCCCGTGTTGCTCGAGCGCCGCTTCGGTGCTCATCACGATCACCGGCGTGGAGGCGACGGCGGGCATCTCCTTGAGATGCAACAGAAACGTCAGGCCGTCGATGCGCTCCATCATCAGGTCGAGCAGGATCACACGGGGGGCGAGCCCGTCGCGGAGCTGCTCCAGCGCCTGCAGGCCCGATGTGGCGGCCTTGACGCGAAACCCCAGCCGCTCCGCGATGACATCGATCAGCAGAAGCACCGATGGGTCGTCATCGACGACGAGCAGCGTCGGTGCGCTTTCCGGCTCGGTATTCATGCGGCCTCCGCGGCGCGGACAACGAGCTGTCGCGCGGTCTCGAGAACGCCCGCGCCAGCCAGTCCGCCGGCCTGCGCCAACTCCGGGCGCCCGCCGCCCCTTCCGCCGTGTGCCGCGACGAGCGCCTCGAGGGCCGTGGCCGCGTCGAACGCGACGTCGCCGGAGCGCGCCACGACAATCAGGCCGCCGGCGGGGTTGAAAAGGATCGTCACCACGCCCGGCGAGGCGGCGACGGAGAGGGCCAGCGCCTTCAGGCCGGCCGCATCCCAGTCCGCCGTCTCGATGACGGCGCGCCACGGGCCGATCGCCGTTGCCCTGGACACCAGTG
This genomic interval from Acidobacteriota bacterium contains the following:
- a CDS encoding DUF4340 domain-containing protein; translated protein: MRRERSFLMLLAAGVALGAYIYFVERHRPAGDAPEQKPKVFEGVQEGDVEEITVSSGGQTTRLTKVDGKWRVVAPITADADTEQVNNLTGNFATLERSDVVDEHPSALKEFGLDPPRAEVGFRTKGSREPKRLRVGNKTPTGGELYAQVEGEARVILISGFMEGVFVRSTFDLRNKAILAFERDRIERIDIDSAGGVLTLAHAPGEWRIAQPLKVRADFGAAEGLVGRLTTAQMRSVVSDETPAPAALQQYGLAAPAITVTLTGGSARAVLKVGRTDPEGNYYAMDTARPLVFTVEPSLVDEFKKTASDFRRRDLFEFRPFNATRVELTRNGRPIAFELVKDADPKAVATLKWRQVSPARDVDRQKMDSFLSALSNLRIDAWTGGTGAPGLDAPPLAFVVKFEEGKKEERVAFAKKGADVYATRSDEPGAAKIPSTDYDAAIRALDDLLK
- the dacB gene encoding D-alanyl-D-alanine carboxypeptidase/D-alanyl-D-alanine-endopeptidase, which encodes MTRRHGAAAIAALAIVWAPAAPVADAPPRPGGLRQDLSAVLSAPLLARSHWGILVKSLDRGDVIFEHNSRKLVMPASNMKVFTMAAAAERLGWDYRFETTLESAAPVVGGVLTGDLIVRGGGDPSIGTRDGVAATTFDEWAQQLRAAGIAAIDGRIVGSDDALDDEELGSGWEWDDLAYAYSGPITGLVYNESLVRIDARPGARPGDPAILEVTPDGDHGLAVVNRVITAPAGEPESLEARRARGSEILEVVGRVPAGRERAATLTASVDNPTLFFARALRSALIARGFRVSGDAMDADALPPGDPARRAGTMAVLARHRSAPLAEIGRTFMKVSQNLYGELIVKAVGRAAGEGTTARGQQAIRETLSTWGVPADSYILADGSGLSRRNFVSAEALVRILEHVHADARHRDAFLQALPIGGQDGTLRNRLRASWTAGNVHAKTGSISNARALSGYVRTRRGETLVFSIVANNFSLPAWRVERVIDLLVEILAR
- a CDS encoding response regulator encodes the protein MNTEPESAPTLLVVDDDPSVLLLIDVIAERLGFRVKAATSGLQALEQLRDGLAPRVILLDLMMERIDGLTFLLHLKEMPAVASTPVIVMSTEAALEQHGAKLDVDGTLMKPITRQSLSACLERFLPTPE